The Bernardetia litoralis DSM 6794 genome includes a window with the following:
- a CDS encoding NADH-quinone oxidoreductase subunit L, whose product MNAIYFLIYLFPLLSFLFALLNAIFSTSKRENKFPKKAIEYFALTFSFFALLVTSTQLFEVFNTGKTLSDSFFWTNTGTREINILIKIDAITAFFQFSISLIVFAVHIYSLVYIKTKKLFYYGILGLFVFAMQFLLAQDNLILFFIFWELIGLSSFLLIDFDKTDNSSHSSTKAFLLNRVGDVGFLIAIALLFNYSLSISELKTIFISIPSSTKVIISIGILLAALVKSGQFPFSTWLFDAMEAPTSISALLHAATMVAAGIYLLIRMEFVFQEVKFIAQILLWIVLFSTIFSALTAYFTTNIKQQLAASTVSQLGFMAIAVGVGAWQAAVLHLFTHAFFKATLFLGAGFLIKKNGTKELVQMGKNNYKTLPLFFVIFGFALAALVGFPFTSGFLSKEWILKETLSNQFFIGIGLFMATFLTAFYAARQLQSLFFNKEESNNTKEKFISNSKKWFWYLPLILLFGGSFWFVFSPNPFHPSENYWLKDLPKLVSKAPPYFEIVLPVLAIFLTILGFVLGFSKKLNQKLIGIEFLLNIKSYFLWQDKFFILCFWKPITQTAFLIAHTKPPITTQKIAEFWINTAFVISIFDKKIDSFIDKFSKLIVVCGYFWTWIDKYIVDFITHFVVFLINYAGKNLKTLQNGKVQFYILIVISVLIIALIYLM is encoded by the coding sequence ATGAACGCAATCTATTTTTTAATTTATCTTTTTCCTCTTCTCAGTTTTCTTTTTGCTTTATTGAATGCTATTTTTTCTACCTCTAAAAGAGAAAATAAATTCCCCAAAAAAGCGATAGAATATTTTGCGCTGACTTTTTCATTTTTTGCGCTTTTAGTTACCAGTACACAACTTTTTGAGGTTTTTAATACAGGAAAAACACTCTCAGATTCTTTTTTTTGGACAAATACAGGGACAAGAGAAATAAATATTTTGATAAAAATAGATGCTATAACAGCTTTTTTTCAATTCTCAATTAGTTTGATTGTTTTTGCTGTTCATATTTATTCTCTTGTTTATATAAAGACAAAAAAACTATTTTATTATGGAATCTTGGGGCTTTTTGTGTTTGCAATGCAATTTCTTTTGGCACAAGATAACCTTATTTTATTCTTTATTTTTTGGGAACTTATCGGATTGTCTTCTTTTTTATTGATTGATTTTGATAAAACAGACAACTCTTCTCATTCTTCTACAAAGGCTTTTTTGCTCAACCGTGTTGGTGATGTGGGTTTTCTGATTGCAATAGCTTTGCTTTTTAATTATTCGCTTTCAATTTCTGAACTCAAAACTATTTTTATTTCAATTCCTTCTTCTACAAAAGTAATTATTTCAATAGGAATTTTGCTTGCTGCTTTGGTAAAGTCTGGACAGTTTCCATTTTCTACATGGCTTTTTGATGCAATGGAAGCACCAACTTCTATTTCTGCTCTTTTGCATGCTGCCACAATGGTTGCAGCAGGAATTTATCTTTTGATACGAATGGAATTTGTTTTTCAAGAAGTCAAATTCATTGCTCAAATTTTACTTTGGATAGTTCTTTTTTCTACTATTTTTTCAGCTCTGACTGCCTATTTTACAACAAATATAAAACAACAACTTGCAGCTTCAACGGTTTCTCAACTTGGTTTTATGGCAATTGCTGTTGGTGTTGGTGCTTGGCAGGCTGCTGTTTTGCATCTTTTTACACACGCTTTTTTTAAGGCAACTTTATTTTTGGGAGCAGGTTTTTTGATAAAAAAAAATGGAACTAAGGAACTGGTACAAATGGGAAAGAATAATTATAAAACTCTTCCTTTATTTTTTGTAATTTTTGGTTTTGCTTTGGCTGCTTTGGTTGGTTTTCCTTTTACATCTGGTTTTTTATCTAAAGAATGGATTTTGAAAGAAACTTTATCAAATCAATTTTTTATAGGAATTGGTTTGTTTATGGCTACTTTTCTAACTGCTTTTTATGCAGCAAGACAACTACAATCACTTTTTTTTAATAAAGAAGAGAGCAATAACACAAAAGAGAAATTCATTTCTAATTCTAAAAAATGGTTTTGGTATTTGCCTTTGATTTTACTTTTTGGAGGAAGTTTTTGGTTTGTTTTTTCTCCAAATCCATTTCATCCAAGTGAAAATTATTGGCTTAAAGATTTGCCTAAATTAGTTTCAAAAGCACCTCCTTATTTTGAAATAGTGCTTCCTGTTTTGGCTATTTTTCTAACTATTTTAGGGTTTGTTTTAGGATTTTCTAAGAAATTAAATCAAAAGTTGATTGGAATAGAATTTTTATTAAATATAAAGTCTTATTTCTTGTGGCAAGATAAATTTTTTATTCTTTGTTTTTGGAAACCAATCACTCAAACAGCTTTTTTAATTGCTCATACAAAACCACCCATCACGACTCAAAAAATTGCAGAATTTTGGATAAATACAGCTTTTGTTATTTCAATTTTTGATAAAAAAATAGATTCATTTATTGATAAATTTTCAAAATTAATTGTTGTTTGTGGATATTTTTGGACTTGGATAGATAAATATATAGTTGATTTTATTACTCATTTTGTAGTTTTTTTAATCAATTATGCTGGGAAAAATTTAAAAACTTTGCAGAATGGAAAAGTACAGTTTTATATTTTGATTGTAATTTCTGTTTTGATTATTGCTCTAATTTATTTGATGTAA
- a CDS encoding protein-tyrosine phosphatase family protein, translated as MKTRIFWINKNLAIMPKPNSDDFLEEDIINFANQKVGILVSLLTKEENFDLGLQNEESICQKYSIDFISFPIIDRSVPTNKQNIQIRELAKKLVKKTKQNKKIIVHCRGGIGRAGMLCSAILIENGISNQEAIKKISEARNLKIPDTEEQKEWIMNY; from the coding sequence ATGAAAACAAGAATATTTTGGATTAACAAAAACTTGGCGATAATGCCAAAACCAAATTCAGATGATTTTTTAGAAGAAGATATTATCAATTTTGCTAACCAAAAAGTAGGCATTTTAGTTAGTTTGCTGACAAAAGAAGAGAATTTTGATTTAGGATTGCAGAATGAAGAATCAATTTGTCAAAAATATTCAATTGATTTTATTTCTTTTCCAATTATTGATAGAAGTGTTCCAACTAACAAGCAAAATATTCAGATTAGAGAATTGGCTAAGAAATTAGTAAAAAAGACAAAGCAAAATAAAAAAATAATTGTCCATTGTAGAGGAGGAATTGGGCGTGCAGGAATGCTTTGTTCAGCTATTTTGATAGAAAATGGAATTTCTAATCAAGAAGCTATTAAAAAAATAAGTGAGGCTAGAAATTTAAAAATTCCAGATACAGAAGAACAGAAAGAATGGATAATGAACTATTAA
- the aroB gene encoding 3-dehydroquinate synthase, whose product MKITKSLNLPSYITFEPLEKIITLFQNRQVAVLVDENTKRDCYPILDKVFENAKLSKPLLIEIPSGETNKTLETCTHIWYELTQNHFDRNSILLNLGGGVIGDMGGFCASTYKRGIDFIQIPTTLLSQVDASVGGKLGIDFNGFKNHIGLFQIPSKVWIHTPFLNTLPQNEIRSGFAEVIKHTLIADKKAWQNLLQNNILSKNNFENQSNVNNQNDFWDKIVAHSVALKAQITEADPTEKGLRKILNFGHTIGHAIESYFIEENKKDNNTKPVFLHGEAIALGMIAESYFSAFLCKNSNQKFISPTDFEEIKNYIFIIFKDVIIDFRKIIQDENILQEITKWAKQDKKNAQNIILTCALQEIGKATFDIPISESQILECLRQI is encoded by the coding sequence ATGAAAATTACAAAATCATTGAACTTACCTTCTTACATTACTTTTGAGCCATTAGAAAAAATAATTACATTATTTCAAAATAGACAAGTTGCTGTTTTGGTAGATGAAAATACAAAAAGAGATTGTTATCCAATTTTAGATAAAGTCTTCGAAAATGCCAAACTTTCCAAACCTCTTTTGATAGAAATTCCTTCAGGAGAAACTAATAAAACACTAGAAACTTGTACGCATATTTGGTACGAACTTACTCAAAATCATTTTGATAGAAATTCTATTTTACTCAACTTAGGTGGTGGGGTTATTGGAGATATGGGAGGTTTTTGTGCTTCTACTTATAAGCGTGGAATTGATTTTATTCAGATTCCTACTACACTTTTATCGCAGGTAGATGCCAGCGTAGGAGGAAAGTTAGGAATTGATTTTAATGGTTTTAAGAATCACATTGGGCTTTTTCAAATTCCTTCAAAAGTTTGGATTCACACACCTTTTCTAAATACATTACCTCAAAATGAAATTCGTTCGGGTTTTGCAGAAGTAATAAAACATACACTTATTGCAGATAAAAAAGCATGGCAAAATCTTTTACAAAATAATATTTTAAGTAAAAATAATTTTGAAAATCAAAGTAATGTAAATAATCAAAATGATTTTTGGGATAAAATTGTAGCTCATTCGGTTGCTCTCAAAGCGCAGATTACAGAAGCAGACCCAACTGAAAAAGGATTGCGTAAAATTCTGAATTTTGGGCATACAATCGGGCATGCTATTGAATCTTATTTTATAGAAGAAAATAAAAAAGATAATAATACCAAACCTGTTTTTCTGCATGGAGAAGCTATCGCATTAGGAATGATAGCAGAAAGTTATTTTTCAGCTTTTTTATGTAAAAATTCAAATCAAAAATTTATTTCACCAACTGATTTTGAAGAAATCAAAAACTATATTTTTATAATTTTTAAAGACGTAATTATAGATTTTAGAAAAATTATTCAAGATGAAAATATACTACAAGAAATAACAAAATGGGCAAAACAAGACAAAAAAAATGCTCAAAATATAATTCTGACTTGTGCTTTACAAGAAATTGGAAAAGCAACTTTTGATATTCCGATTTCAGAGAGCCAAATTTTGGAATGTTTAAGACAGATTTAA
- a CDS encoding GAF domain-containing protein, whose protein sequence is MNNFRFTIWQRIFGGFSILLLLFIVGAVTLIVQLNQNVAQIDEYTEVVQPSVENLKEFRSLANSSMRLITSYVYFQSENQNDAAKNSLRKLHSKTYPAIKEKLISLSEGWQGDKETSLEILNNTFAAMDSMHKIEQRIVSSLNDKNATEKNILVQEAGFQIQMQALNGIFEQIKIDLEVLIENKKIAGQQTQDIVNSASVTLRNETIFVSIIAIILGFILAFLLAQTIISRIKIVKDNIKKLSEGILPRFEKYKDENANIQVDEIGEMEIALQTLILGLKNTSDFAKEIGQGKYQSDFTPLSERDILGNSLLKMRNNLRETEYSAKERRWKNEGTMLISDILRNSNRSFEEITDELITALVRYLEANQGGFFLKEQEGRHEQLRLMAYYAWEKKRFLNSTIQIGEGLTGQAWQEGQTMYLTDVPKEYVAITSGLGKANPRSVLIVPMLLNKEVYGMIEIASFKKIEPYQIEFLETIGETVAATLSILQSNITSNRLLEESDQMTQQLRAQEEEMRQNMEELQATQEEMSRVQKELQYRNELIQSSYYLLELDYKKNITIINDLAVDVLGYSKATLLERSAFGIFAQEGELQQGFNTMAQGTIWKAETTMLNRIGEEVWVQAIGVALFNNSGTIERYVLVLADISQLKANETKIKEQTTKMEDVRNAEKRRSEYALQAQKSMLEKLLAKHSAEKEEFQKQIKELEKKK, encoded by the coding sequence ATGAATAATTTTCGTTTTACTATTTGGCAACGCATTTTTGGAGGGTTTTCAATTCTTCTCCTGCTTTTTATTGTGGGAGCAGTTACACTTATTGTGCAACTCAATCAAAATGTAGCTCAGATAGACGAATATACAGAAGTGGTTCAGCCCTCTGTTGAAAATCTTAAAGAATTTCGTAGCCTCGCCAATAGCTCAATGCGACTTATTACAAGTTATGTTTATTTTCAGAGTGAAAACCAAAATGATGCAGCCAAAAACTCTCTTCGAAAACTTCACAGCAAAACGTATCCTGCCATAAAAGAGAAACTTATTTCACTTTCAGAAGGCTGGCAAGGCGATAAAGAAACCTCACTTGAAATTTTGAATAATACATTTGCTGCCATGGATAGTATGCACAAAATTGAACAGCGTATTGTTTCTTCATTGAATGATAAAAATGCAACTGAAAAAAATATTTTAGTACAAGAAGCAGGCTTTCAAATTCAAATGCAAGCTCTAAATGGTATTTTCGAACAGATAAAAATAGATTTAGAAGTATTAATAGAAAATAAAAAAATTGCAGGACAACAGACTCAAGATATCGTAAATAGTGCTTCGGTTACACTGCGTAACGAAACTATCTTTGTTAGTATTATTGCGATTATTTTAGGGTTTATATTAGCATTTTTATTAGCTCAAACTATTATTTCACGTATAAAAATAGTCAAAGATAATATCAAAAAATTGAGTGAAGGTATTTTGCCACGCTTCGAAAAATATAAAGATGAAAATGCAAATATACAGGTTGATGAAATTGGAGAAATGGAAATTGCACTTCAAACACTCATTCTTGGATTAAAAAATACTTCAGATTTTGCTAAAGAAATAGGGCAGGGAAAATACCAATCTGATTTTACCCCACTTTCTGAAAGAGATATTTTAGGAAATTCACTTCTCAAAATGCGTAATAATCTAAGAGAAACAGAATACAGTGCAAAAGAAAGACGTTGGAAAAATGAGGGTACAATGCTTATTTCAGATATTCTTAGAAATAGTAATCGCTCCTTTGAAGAAATTACAGACGAACTTATTACGGCTTTAGTAAGATATTTGGAAGCTAATCAAGGTGGTTTTTTCTTGAAAGAACAGGAAGGAAGACATGAGCAGTTGCGATTGATGGCCTATTATGCATGGGAGAAAAAACGCTTTTTGAATAGTACAATTCAGATAGGCGAAGGCTTGACAGGGCAGGCTTGGCAAGAAGGACAAACAATGTATCTTACCGACGTGCCGAAAGAATATGTTGCCATTACTTCGGGGCTTGGAAAAGCAAATCCTCGTTCTGTTTTGATTGTTCCGATGCTTTTGAATAAGGAAGTTTATGGAATGATAGAAATTGCTTCTTTCAAAAAAATTGAACCCTATCAAATTGAATTTTTAGAAACAATAGGAGAAACTGTTGCAGCGACACTCTCTATTTTGCAAAGCAATATTACAAGTAATCGTTTGTTAGAAGAATCTGACCAAATGACACAGCAATTACGAGCGCAAGAGGAAGAAATGCGTCAGAACATGGAAGAATTGCAAGCCACACAGGAAGAAATGAGTAGAGTTCAGAAAGAATTGCAATACAGAAATGAACTTATCCAATCTAGTTATTATTTATTAGAATTAGATTATAAAAAGAATATTACAATAATTAATGATTTGGCTGTTGATGTTTTAGGGTATTCAAAAGCTACACTTTTAGAACGTTCGGCATTCGGAATTTTTGCACAAGAAGGCGAACTCCAACAAGGTTTTAATACAATGGCACAGGGTACAATTTGGAAAGCTGAAACAACTATGCTCAATCGAATAGGAGAAGAAGTTTGGGTGCAGGCTATTGGAGTAGCTCTTTTTAATAATTCGGGAACGATTGAACGTTATGTACTTGTGTTGGCTGATATTTCACAACTTAAAGCCAATGAAACAAAGATAAAAGAACAAACTACAAAGATGGAAGATGTCAGAAATGCTGAAAAAAGACGTTCAGAATATGCACTTCAAGCACAAAAAAGTATGTTAGAAAAACTACTTGCCAAACACAGTGCAGAAAAAGAAGAGTTTCAAAAACAAATCAAAGAACTAGAGAAAAAGAAATAA
- a CDS encoding IS630 family transposase, translating to MDFKLSIEERFILEESQSTSNKTLYVKITVLLGLDQGLSPSFLSNLLNISLASVYNYRSLYLEKGLDFYLDNRYLGFWGKLDSFQLACLDEELRTTLYKNSSDIAYWIYENFQIEYCSAGLVSLLHRLGFSYKKTKLIPAKANKAAQIDFVEDIESLLERLGEKELLFFCDAVHPQYNTRSNYAWIPKGKEAELKSVSGRQRVNINGVVNIEEPSEIVVYESKTVNTETTIELFTKLLNTYPESEKIYIVCDNASYYKSKAMKYWLETTRIELIYLPPYSPNLNPMERVWKLMRKEIIDYNYYQDFNQFRANVLSFFEYIADYKDKLETLITCRFHTPSSKTNFY from the coding sequence ATGGATTTTAAATTATCAATTGAGGAACGATTTATTTTGGAAGAAAGTCAAAGTACTTCCAATAAGACTCTGTATGTCAAAATTACAGTTCTTTTAGGTTTAGACCAAGGTTTAAGCCCTTCTTTTTTGAGTAATTTATTGAATATCAGTTTAGCAAGTGTATATAATTACCGTTCTCTTTATTTAGAAAAAGGCTTGGATTTTTATTTAGACAACCGTTATTTAGGTTTTTGGGGTAAATTAGATAGTTTTCAACTTGCTTGTTTAGATGAAGAACTTCGTACTACCTTGTACAAAAATAGTTCAGATATAGCCTACTGGATTTATGAAAATTTTCAAATTGAATATTGTTCAGCAGGTTTAGTTAGTTTACTTCATCGCTTGGGTTTTTCTTACAAAAAGACAAAACTTATTCCAGCCAAAGCTAATAAAGCTGCTCAAATTGACTTTGTAGAGGATATTGAGAGCCTTTTAGAGCGTTTAGGTGAAAAAGAACTTTTGTTTTTTTGTGATGCTGTTCATCCACAATATAATACTAGAAGTAATTATGCTTGGATTCCAAAGGGAAAAGAAGCAGAACTTAAAAGTGTAAGTGGTAGGCAAAGAGTCAATATAAATGGCGTAGTAAATATAGAAGAACCCTCAGAAATAGTAGTTTATGAAAGTAAAACAGTAAATACAGAAACTACTATTGAGCTATTTACAAAGCTACTCAATACCTATCCAGAGAGTGAAAAAATATATATTGTTTGTGACAATGCTTCCTATTACAAAAGTAAGGCAATGAAGTATTGGCTAGAAACAACACGGATAGAACTCATTTATTTACCTCCTTATTCCCCTAATCTAAACCCAATGGAAAGGGTGTGGAAGTTAATGAGAAAAGAAATAATCGACTATAATTACTACCAAGATTTCAATCAATTTAGGGCAAACGTCCTTTCCTTTTTTGAATATATTGCCGATTATAAAGACAAGTTAGAAACTCTAATAACTTGCCGATTTCACACGCCTAGTTCTAAAACCAATTTTTATTAA